GCACAGTGGCTCAAATCAAAGCAGGGACATGAAAAGGGATTTTCCCTGGGTTTTTTCAGCGAAGAGTACATTTGCAATTTTAAGATCGCTGTGGTTGAGCGCAACGGAGAAATTCAGGCATTCGCGAATGTATGGACGAGTGCGGACAAAAATGAGGTCTCGCCCGACATGATGAGATACATGGACAATGCTCCCTCGGACACGATGGAATTCCTCTTCCTGAATCTGATGCTGTGGGCAAAAGATGAGGGGTACGCATTTTTTGACCTCGGGATGGCTCCGCTTTCGGGAGTTACAGGAGGACCTCACGGTTCGCTTTGGGGCAGGACCGCGGAAATTTTATATGAGCACGGAAATGCATTTTATAACTTCCAGGGGTTAAGGCAATACAAAGAAAAATACAAACCTGTATGGGAGCCGAGATACGTGGCAGTCCCACATGAACTGTCCCTTCCTGCTGTCCTTGCCGCGGCTGCAGTGCTTATCTCTAAAGGTCCAAGGGGGATAAGGGTAAGGGCTTGATCCGTAAAATGAATATATTGAGCAGGTGATCTGAATCAGCAAATATGATCGGCTTTGGGAACATATAAAGAATGAGGGCAGGGATACCCTCATCCTTTCTTTTGAGGAAATCGGGAAAATTGCGGGAGTTCCGATCGATCACTCTTTCCTGAATTACAAAAAGGAACTGCCTGATCACGGTTATCAGGTAGGCAAAATTTCTTTAAAAAATCAGACTGTTACATTTATCAAAATTAAAAGCCCCGCAGCTGACAGCCGCTCTGAATAATTCAAAAACTTATGCAAAAATAAAATACCATTTTAAATTTGCATAAGTTTTTGTTTGCCAGTTTCACTCTGCGCGCGGAAACGCGGATCTGGCTGTTGCAAAACCCACTAGTAAGTTAAATATTTATATCCGCATAGTATGTTAATTTGATCAACTGTAATTTTTTATATGCCTTGTTGCCGCCAAAGATGATAATATTTGATATAAACTTAGGCATTAGATTGACTTAACTAAAAATTTATGCAAAAATAAAATACCATTTTATTTTTGCATAAGTTTTTATTGTTTGGAGGTCTGTTTATGTACATTTCAAGAACGATCGAAGATACGGTCCGCAACGTCAGCAGTACATATCCTGTCCTTTTGATCACAGGCCCCCGCCAGGTCGGGAAAACTACACTTCTTCGCCACCTGGCCGAAAAAGAGAGGAAATATGTCAGTCTCGATGACCCGAAAAACAGGCACCTCGCAGTAAGTGACCCGGCTCTTTTTTTTCAGCGCTTCACGCCTCCTCTTATCATTGACGAAATACAGTATGCACCGGAGCTTTTGCCATACATTAAAATGTACGCTGATGAGCATAAAGTAAACGGTGATTTCTGGCTTACCGGCTCACAGATGTTCCACATGATGCAGAACATAAGCGAGAGCCTTGCAGGCAGGGCAGGCATCCTCAATCTCTTCGGCCTTTCAAACAGCGAGTTGAACAACAATCACTTTGGCTGCTTCACGACAGATCCCGGGGAACTTCTTAAAAGGCTTCCGGCTGCAAAAAAAATGGATATTATGGAAACATTCAACATGATATTCCGGGGATCCTTCCCCCGCCTATATGAGAATCAACAAGTCAGGCGGGATACGTATTACGAATCCTATATCCGTACATATCTTGAACGGGACATAAGAGACCTTACCCAGGTCGCAGATGAAGGGGCTTTTTATAAGTTTCTCTGTGTAGCCGCTGCCAGGACCGCGACAACAGTTAACTACAATGCCATGGCATCAGAGTGCGGCATAACTGCACCTACAGCAAAACAATGGCTTTCCCTGCTTGTAACTTCCGGGCTGGTAGTTCTTATAGAGCCATATTTCAACAATTTGCTGAAGCGCGTAGTCAAATCTCCCCGTATGTATTTTATGGATACAGGGCTGTGCACATACCTCACGAAATGGAACGATGTCGAGGCTCTTGAAGCAGGAGCGATGAGCGGGGAGTTCTTTGAGACCTGGGTCGTCTCAGAGATATATAAAAGTTTCATCAATAATGGCAAAAGGCCACCCCTTTATTACTACAGAGACAGTAATAATAAAGAGATAGATCTGATACTTTATGAAAACAATACGCTCTTCCCTATCGAGATCAAAAAGAGCGCATTTCCGTCTAAGGCAACGAAAAACTTCAACGCACTGGATCCTGTAACGAAAGAGGAAGAAGTCAGCGGAGAAAGGCGCATAAGGACGAACATAGGCACAGGCGCAGTTGTATGTCTTTGCTCAGATCTTTTGCCTGTCAACAAAAAAAACTGGTACGTACCAGCCTGGCTGATCTGACTTTTTTGTTGCCAGTCATAGATTTTATGAAGGGAAATTATTATGTGTTGAACAATTAGATGTTGTTTTAGGACTAAACACTGCAAAATTTATTTTATAAAATCACAGGAAGGGCGTGAAAGAATGAGCGCACACGAAATCAAAATAGAACTTAAAGATTCCGAACCTCTTATCTGGAGAAGAGTTGTGATCCCGACAGAAATGACTTTTGAAAAACTGCACATCGCAATACAACTTGCAATGGGTTGGCAGGATTATCATCTTTATTCATTCGAAATACCGGATCTCAATCATAAGATAGTCTGCGATGAAGAAGGTTATTGCGACTTGCAGGTTTGGTGTAAAGAAAATCAAGGACAGATCGAACGGGGAGAGACCGACGGATATATAAAAAAAATTGCAAAAATGAAAGTAAAGAAGTCATGGAACACAGAAATCGATCCGTATTTAAAGAAGGTCAAAACATTCCAATATACCTATGATTTCGGTGATTCGTGGGAGCACAGTATTACTTTTGAGTCAATTTATGAAGATTGGAAAGTAAGCCATCCTATAGTAGTAGAAGGTAAAGGGGCGTGCCCCCCTGAAGATGTCGGCGGGATAGGGGGATATGAAAGATTTCTCAGCGCATTGAAAGATACTCATGACCCTGACCACAGAATGATGAAGGAATGGGGAGAAGGCCAGCTTTACCGGCCCTTTAGCCGTAAAGCGACAAATTACGCTATGATCTATGCTTTTAAACTTATTCATCAGGCGGACCTTTAAAGAATACAAACATCAGTACTATTTAACCGATGCAACATTGGATGGTTCGAACTTGTAAGGGATCCTTACAAGTTCGAGTCTAATATTCTTTCAGTGCTATACTCATGGTTCAAATGACCGTAAAGGAATGTTTGTTTTGCCACAGCCTATTGACATGCTTAAAAATATTTTCGGCTATGCTTCCTTCCGCCGCGGGCAGGAGGAGATCATTGACAACATCCTTAAGGGCAATGACGCACTGGCGATAATGCCGACAGGGGCAGGAAAGTCTCTCTGTTACCAGATCCCTGCCATTTCGAGCAAAGGAGTTTCCATAATCATATCTCCGCTTATCTCCCTTATGAAGGATCAGGTAGACGCCCTTCGCCAGAGTGGGGTGCAGGCCGCTTCGATAAACAGTTCTATGACATGGGACGAAGTGGTCTCCATATTCCGCCTTGTGAGCAGCGGCAGGATAAAGCTGCTTTATATAGCTCCGGAACGTCTTGATAATAACGGCTTCATAGAATTTCTCCATTCACTGGATATTGCCCTGATAGTAGTTGACGAAGCACACTGTGTCTCCCAATGGGGACATGACTTCCGCCCGTCCTATCTCAACATAGCACCGGCTATAGCCTCGCTGCGGCAGCGCCCCGTTGTTGCTGCGTTTACTGCGACTGCAACTCCGGAGGTTCGGGATGACATTATCAACCAGCTTGAGCTTAGATCTCCTTTTTCTGTTGTGACGGGGTTTGACCGTGAGAATCTCTTTTTTCAGGTAGAACATCCGGCCGATAAGACAAAATATCTGCTTGACTACATTAAAAAATTTCCTAATGTCTCGGGCATAGTCTACTGTTCCACGCGGAAGGAAGTTGAGTCGGTACGCGACAAGATCTGCCGAAGCGGCATAAGTGCAGTGCGTTATCATGCGGGCCTCGACAGCGATGAACGGCTCCAGAGCCAGGAAGCTTTTATATATGACAAGGTGGGGATCATAGTTGCTACAAATGCTTTCGGGATGGGTATCGACAAATCGAATGTACGCTATGTTATCCACTACAACATGCCTGCAACTATGGATGCATATTATCAGGAGGCCGGACGTGCAGGACGTGACGGACTGCCCGCGGATTGTATTCTGCTCTTCGGAGAAAAGGACATAATGACCGCGCGGTACTTCATATCGCAGAGTGAAGACAACGGGACAAAAAAATCAGCGTACCTTAAGCTCCGAGGTATGGTCGACTATTGCCATACGACAGGATGTTTAAGATCATGGATATTGAATTACTTCGGTGAAGGCGACGTGCCGGAGACCTGCGGTTCCTGCGGCAGCTGCACATCACAGACAGATCTTGTCGACATCACTACGGAGGCAAAGAAGATAATATCCTCTGTCTATCGTATGGCCGAACAGACAGGCGGACGAAAGTTTGGAAGCAGTCTTCTGACAGATGTGCTGCGCGGTTCGCAGAAGGCTCAGATAAGGTCACTTGGCTTTGACAAGATCTCAACTTGGGGGCTCATGAAAGGATACAAAGCCGAAGCCATACGGGGGATGATAAATTTTCTGACCGCGGAAGGATTTCTGCAGACTGAAGACGTAGAATTTCCCGTACTCTCTTTTACGGAGAGAACGACGCAGTTTCTGAAAAGCGAGACAAAACTCATGATGCGAAAACAGGAAGAAAGAGCCGAAAAGCCCCTATCTGTATCGAAGCGCAAACAAACATGGGCTGCAAATGAAGAGCTCTTTGATTTGCTCCGTTCACTGAGAAAGGAGCTGGCTGCAGCAGAAGGTGTGCCTCCCTATGTTGTCTTCTCCGACAGGACACTTTCCGCCATGTGTGAAACGATGCCGATGGACAGGGATAACTTTCTTGAAGTCCCGGGAGTGGGCAGTGTCAAACTGGAGAAGTATGGCGAAGCCTTTATTAAAGCTGTCAAAGAGTGGAAATCAAGCCCCAGATAAAAAACGGCCTAGTACGACACATGATGAGAATCCAGGTCTAATCCACCCTTAACTCTCCTCCTGTCGTCCTCAAATGCCTCCCCCTTGTTATCTGGTATGCCCCTGGTGTAACTACCAGCCGATTCGCGCAACTCGTAACTCGTTGGCTCTCTGGCCGTGAGCCGGGACCCAGGTTCTTACGATTGCTTGCCTATTGCTTGCCAACCGCTTGTCCTTCACAACTCTTCTTATCAGTAATCATAAATAACAGTCACACTGGCTTCGATCGTCAGTTCGCCTTCAGAAATCGGGGTAGGGGCA
This portion of the Synergistaceae bacterium DZ-S4 genome encodes:
- a CDS encoding ATP-binding protein; this encodes MYISRTIEDTVRNVSSTYPVLLITGPRQVGKTTLLRHLAEKERKYVSLDDPKNRHLAVSDPALFFQRFTPPLIIDEIQYAPELLPYIKMYADEHKVNGDFWLTGSQMFHMMQNISESLAGRAGILNLFGLSNSELNNNHFGCFTTDPGELLKRLPAAKKMDIMETFNMIFRGSFPRLYENQQVRRDTYYESYIRTYLERDIRDLTQVADEGAFYKFLCVAAARTATTVNYNAMASECGITAPTAKQWLSLLVTSGLVVLIEPYFNNLLKRVVKSPRMYFMDTGLCTYLTKWNDVEALEAGAMSGEFFETWVVSEIYKSFINNGKRPPLYYYRDSNNKEIDLILYENNTLFPIEIKKSAFPSKATKNFNALDPVTKEEEVSGERRIRTNIGTGAVVCLCSDLLPVNKKNWYVPAWLI
- a CDS encoding plasmid pRiA4b ORF-3 family protein, yielding MSAHEIKIELKDSEPLIWRRVVIPTEMTFEKLHIAIQLAMGWQDYHLYSFEIPDLNHKIVCDEEGYCDLQVWCKENQGQIERGETDGYIKKIAKMKVKKSWNTEIDPYLKKVKTFQYTYDFGDSWEHSITFESIYEDWKVSHPIVVEGKGACPPEDVGGIGGYERFLSALKDTHDPDHRMMKEWGEGQLYRPFSRKATNYAMIYAFKLIHQADL
- the recQ gene encoding DNA helicase RecQ; the encoded protein is MLKNIFGYASFRRGQEEIIDNILKGNDALAIMPTGAGKSLCYQIPAISSKGVSIIISPLISLMKDQVDALRQSGVQAASINSSMTWDEVVSIFRLVSSGRIKLLYIAPERLDNNGFIEFLHSLDIALIVVDEAHCVSQWGHDFRPSYLNIAPAIASLRQRPVVAAFTATATPEVRDDIINQLELRSPFSVVTGFDRENLFFQVEHPADKTKYLLDYIKKFPNVSGIVYCSTRKEVESVRDKICRSGISAVRYHAGLDSDERLQSQEAFIYDKVGIIVATNAFGMGIDKSNVRYVIHYNMPATMDAYYQEAGRAGRDGLPADCILLFGEKDIMTARYFISQSEDNGTKKSAYLKLRGMVDYCHTTGCLRSWILNYFGEGDVPETCGSCGSCTSQTDLVDITTEAKKIISSVYRMAEQTGGRKFGSSLLTDVLRGSQKAQIRSLGFDKISTWGLMKGYKAEAIRGMINFLTAEGFLQTEDVEFPVLSFTERTTQFLKSETKLMMRKQEERAEKPLSVSKRKQTWAANEELFDLLRSLRKELAAAEGVPPYVVFSDRTLSAMCETMPMDRDNFLEVPGVGSVKLEKYGEAFIKAVKEWKSSPR